DNA from Streptomyces rishiriensis:
CCTGCCGCATCCGCTTCTTGTCCAGCATGCGGAAGACGCTGCCGAGGACGCCGGGGCGGCGCAGTTCCCGACCGAGGAACATGTTCGAGGCAATGTCCATCGAGGCGGCCACGGCGAGATCCTGGTACACCGTCTCGATGCCGTGGGCGCGTGCGCTCTGCGGACCGGAGAAGGTGATGGGCTCTCCGTTGAGCCGGATCTCGCCGGCGTCCGGCGCCACCGCGCCGGTGAGCGCCTTGATCAGGCTCGTCTTGCCGGCGCCGTTGTCGCCGATCACGGCGAGGACTTCGCCGGGCAGCAGATCGAAGTCGGCGCCGTCGATGGCGGTGACATGGCCGTAGCGCTTGACCAGGCCGCGGGCCTGCAGGACGGGGGTGGGGGAGTCCGAGGTGGTCATCGGGCCTTCTTCCGTGAGAGCTGGTCGACGGTCACCGCGAGGATCACCAGCACACCGGTGATCAGGGTCTGGTAGATGGAGGCCACGCCCATCAACTGCAGCCCGTTGCGGAAGACACCGACGATGAGCACACCGATGAACGTACCGAGGACCGAGCCCCGGCCGCCGAACAGACTGGTCCCGCCGAGGACAACGGCGGTGATGCTGTCGAGGTTGTCGGTCTGGCCGGCCTGCGGGTCGCCGACCCCGGTGCGCGAGATGAGCAGCAGGGCCGCGACGCCGTACAGCAGACCCGCCACGGTGTAGATGCCGATGGTGAGCCGGGAGGTGCGGATGCCGTTCAGCCGGGCGGCCTCCTGGCTGTTGCCCAGCGCGTACACGTGCCGACCCCAGCCGGTGCCGCTCAAGGCGTAGGCCAGCAGGAGGAACAGGGCGATGGTGACCAGGGAGCCGTAGGTGATGTCCGTGTGGCCGAGCGGGAAGGTCTCCCCGAGGGCGGTCAGCGGCGCAGGCAGGTTGGTGACCGTCTGCTCCTCGGAGTAGATGTGGGTCAGCGCGAACGCCACGTTGAGCATGCCGAGGGTGACGATGAACGGGGGCAGCGGGATCTTCTGCACGAGCAGTCCGTTCAGCAGCCCGAAGCCGCCGCACACCACCAGGCCCAGCGCGATCGCGAGCAGAGGGGGCAGGGAACCCTCGGCCGCCATCTTCGCGATCACGATGCTGCCGAACGCCATCACGGCACCGCACGACAGGTCGATGCCGGCGGTGAGGATGATCAGGGTCTGTCCGATGGCGAGGGTGCCGACCACCATGACCTGCTGCACGATCAGCGAGAAGTTCCCGCCGGTGAGGAACTGGTCGGTCGAGAACGAGAAGAAGACGCAGGCCAGCAGCAAGGCTGCCAGTGGGCCGGTGGTCGGTTGCGTGAGCAGTCTGCGGGCCGTGGTCGGTCCCTTGAGCTCGGCGTACGGCGTCGAGGTGGAGGGTGGCGTGGACGTGGCAGTCATGCGAAGTCCTTGTCGGAAGGCAGAAGTCCTTGTCGGCCCCCGCTGGGGGGACAGGGAGGCGAGGGGGCGGCCGTCCCGGGTCGGGGGGTGGGTCCGGCCGCCCCGCTGAGCGGAAGGCGGGTCGCGGGACCGGCGGGCGGCTCAGCCCCAGCAGTTCTCGAGGCCGAAGGCGGTGTCCTTGGAGTCGACCCCGGTCTGCGCCTTGTCGGTGATCAGGGTGACGCCGGTGTCGGTGTAACCGGACGCCTTCTTGCCGTCCTTGGCGTACGTCACCACGGCCTTGACGCCCTCGGCGGCCATCTTCAGCGGGTACTGCTGTGAGGTCGCGGCGATCTTGCCGTCCTTGACCGCCTGGGTGCCGGTGCAGCCGCCGTCGACGGAGACGATCAGGACGTCCTTCTCCCGGCCCTTGGCCTTCAGCGCGGTGTACGCGCCGAGGGCGGCCGGCTCGTTGATGGTGTAGACGACGTTGATGTCCGGCTCCTTCTGGAGGCAGTTCTCCATCGCCGTCTGGCCCTTGGCCTGGTCACCGCCGGTGTCCTGGGCGCAGACCACGTCCTTGTCGGTGGCGCCGAAGCCCTTGAGGAAACCGTTGTGCCGCTGGACGCCGACGGAGACGCCCGGCGCGAGGTCGAGGGCGGCTATCTTCGCGCTCTTGCCCGCCATGGCCGCCTTGGCGTACTCGCCGATCAGCTGCCCGGCCTTGAGGTTGTCGGTGGCGAAGAGGGCGTCGACCGCGCTCTCCGGCTCGGTCGGTGTGTCCAGCGCGATGACCAGCACGCCCTTGGCCTTGGCCTTTTCGATCGCGGGGACGATGGCCTTGGAATCGCTCGGGGTGATCAGGATGCCCTTGACCCCGGCGGCGACCATGTTCTCGATCGCGGTGACCTGCCCGGCGTTGTCGCCGTCGAACTTGCCGGCCGCGGTCATCAGCTTGACGCCCTCGGACTTCGCGGCCTTCTCCGCGCCCTCCTTCATCTTCACGAAGAACGGGTTGGTGTCCGTCTTGGTGATCAGACCGACCTTGACGTCGCCCGAGCCCGATCCGGAACTCGCGGAGTCCGAGCCGGAGCCGGAGCCGCAGGCCGTCAGGGTCAGGGCCGCGACGCCGGTGATGGCAGCGGCTCTGAGGAGCGAGGAGGACAGGCGCGTGGTGCGAGACATGAACGACTCCTGTGGATAGCGGGCGGCACAGGGCAGGGTGCGGGCATGCCGCCCCCGGTGTCACCGTTGACTTATGTCATCGTTGACACTGCATGGCGAGGATGATGGACTCCGTCTCCCGGCAACGTCAATGCCTTCCACCCGTCACAAATCGGCAACGCCCCCCGGGTCTCCAGCCGTGCGGTCGGCCGGGGCAGGCGTGCGCCCCGCCCAGTCCGCCCGTACCGCTCCGAGAGAAGAGCTGCCCATGAGCCCGCGCCAGATCACCGTTCTGGGAGAGTGCGTCGCCGACGCCTTCACTGAGCCCGCAAGCGCCTCGAACGAACTCGCTCTGCGGGTGCTGCCGGGCGGCGGACCCGCGAACACGGCGGTGGCTCTGGCCCGCCTCGGTACCCGGGCCCGCTTCCTCGCGCGTCTGTCCGGCGATGTGTTCGGCCGCCTGTTCCGCGCCCACCTCGAGGCCTCGGGCGTCGACCTCTCGGATGCCGTCGCGGCAACCGAGCCCAGCACGCTGGCCGTGGCCGAACTGGACGCCCACGGGCAGGCCGCGTTCTCCTTCCACGCACAGAACACTGCCGACTGGCAGTGGACTCCGCACGAACTGGCGGGAGTTGATCTGTCCGGCACATCCTGCCTGCACACCGGCTCACTGGCCCTGGTCAGGGAGCCCGGCGCGGCTGCGGTGGAGGACTTTCTGGCAGGGGCCTCGGCCGAGGCCACCATCAGTATCGATCCCAATGTCCGGCCCCTGCTGGTGCACCCGGACGTCTACCGAGCCCGGCTGCACCACTGGTGCTCCCTCGCCGACATCCTGCGTCTCAGCGAGGACGACCTGCACCTTCTCCTGCCGGGCGCCGGCCCGGAGGAGGCGTGCGACCTGTGGCATGCGGCCGGGGCGCGGCTGGTCGTGATCACGCGCGGTGCCGATGGCGCTTTGGCCTCGCTCGACGGCGAGCGCGTGGCGGTGCCCGCGGTGGCGACGCGGGTCGTCGACACGGTGGGGGCGGGGGACTCCTTCACCGCCGGACTGCTGCACCACCTCGGTGCCCGCGGACTTCTCGGCGGCCGGCTCGCCGCGCTGCGTGTGGAAGAGGTCGCGGAAGCCGGCCGGTTCGCCGCCCGGGTAGCCGCTCTGACCTGCTCGGTCGTCGGCCCGAATCCGCCGTGGCACGACCAGTTGGCACAGCTCGCGACAGCCGATCACGTCTGACCGGCAGACGGTCCGCGCCGGGCAATCCCGTCCGAACCGTTGACGCGTCGGCCGGATGACGCTCATCATCGGGCCACTCGATGTCAGCGTTGACACAAGTCATCGCTGACACCCTCTGGTCGGCGGTGTGGACGCCGTCGCGGACCAGGGCGTCACATTCTCGGGCCGCCCACCGCAGGCTGTGCTGCGTGGACGGCCGCAGCCCAGGAGACACCATGAGCTCTGGACGTGTACCCCGGCATGCCCGCGTGCGGATGACCGCTGCGGCGGCGGCCGTCTGCGCCCTGTCCGCCGCCCTGCTCACCCCTCAGGCCGCCGCAGCCGACGCCCCGCCGTACTCCGAGACCTATCGTCCCCAGTTCCACTTCACTCCGGAGAAGAACTGGATGAACGACCCCAACGGCCTCGTGTACTACAAAGGCGAATACCACCTCTTCTACCAGTACAACCCCAATGGCAGCTCCTGGGGCGACATGTCCTGGGGACACGCGGTGAGCACGGACCTCGTCCACTGGCAACAGCTGCCGCTCGCCCTGTCGCACGACGACGAGGAGATGGTCTTCTCCGGCAGTGCCGTCGTCGACGAGAACAACACCACCGGTTTCGGCACCGCGAAGAACCCGCCCATGGTGGCGATCTACACCAGTCACAACAAGTCCACCGGCATCCAGTCACAGTCGCTCGCCTACAGCACCGACCGCGGCCGCACCTGGACCAAATACCAGGGCAATCCCGTCATCGACATCGGCTCGAGAGACTTCCGCGACCCCAAGGTCCAGTGGTACGAGCCGACCAAGAGCTGGCTGATGACGGTGTCACTGTCCGCCGAGCACAAGGTGCGGTTCTACTCCTCCAAGAACCTCAAGGACTGGACACAGCTCAGCGAGTTCGGCCCGGCCGGCGCGACGGGTGGCGTCTGGGAGTGCCCCGATCTGTTCCCCCTCGCCGTCGACGGGGACACGAACGACATCAAGTGGGTCCTGGTCGTCAACATCAACCCCGGCGGCGTCGCGGGCGGTTCAGCCGCCCAGTACTTCATCGGAGACTTCGACGGCACCAAGTTCACCGCCGAGGACAACGGCACCTACACCCCGCCCGCCGGGACCGTCGTGCAGGACTTCGAGGGCATCGGTTTCGGTTCGTGGACGGCCACGGGCACCGCGTTCGGCCCGGGACCAACAGCCGGGACGCTCGACGGACAGCAGACCGTCGCCGGCTTCGACGGCAAGGGCCTCGCCAACAGCTTCCACTCCGGGGACGCCACCACCGGCACCCTCACGTCGCCCTCCTTCACCGTCGACAGCCCTTACCTGAACTTCAAGATCGGCGGCGGCCGGCACCCGCACCAGCCCGGGAAGATTCTCGCCGACTTCGAGGGCGGCACCTACGGCGCCTGGACGACGACCGGCGACGCCTTGGGCCCGGCACCGGCCACCGGCACCCTCCCCGGCCAGCAGCAGGTCTCCGGCTTCCAGGGCGGCGGACTGATCAACACCTTCGTGAACGGCGACGCCGGCACCGGCACCCTCACCTCACCCGAGTTCACCATCGACAAGCGATACGTCAACTTCCTCATCGGCGGCGGCAACCACCCCGCCGGCTCCGCCAACCCCACCGCCCTCGAACTCCTCGTCGACGGCCAGGTCGTCCGCAGCACCACCGGGAAGGACGCCGAGGCTCTCGAGACGGCCACCTGGGACGTCAGCGACCTCGCCGGCAAAAAGGCGCGGATCAGGGTGGTCGACGACAACACGGGCGGCTGGGGCCACATCAACGCCGACCAGATCGTGCTGTCCGACACCCAGGCCCGGCCCGGCTCCCAGGAGACGTCCGTCAATCTGATCGTCGACGGCCAGGTCGTCCGCAGCGCGACCGGCTCCGACAGCGAGATGCTGGACTGGACCTCCTTCAACATGCGCCCCTACCTCGGCAAGAAGGCACAGATCCAGCTCGTCGACATGAACACCGGCGGCTGGGGCCACATCCTCGCCGACCAGTTCACCGCAGCCGACTCTCCCGCCCTCTCCGTCCTGCAGCGCGCCCACTGGGCCGACCACGGCAAGGACTACTACGCCGCCGTCTCCTGGGAGAACGCCCCCGGCGGCAAGCGGTACATGATCGGCTGGATGAACAACTGGGACTACGCCGGCGCCATCCCCACCTCCCCCTGGCGCGGAGCACAGAGCGTCCCCCGCCAGATGGCGCTGCGCACCGTCGACGGCCGCGTCCGGTTGACCAGCGAGCCGGTCAACAGCGTGACGTCCCTGCGTCAGCCCTCCCCGGCGACCGCGACCGCCGGCATCGTGACGAACACGTCGAAGGCACTGGCCGGTCCCGCCGCCAACGGCAAGGCGCTCGACATCGAGGCCACCTTCTCCCCCGGGGACGCCGAACGCTTCGGGCTCAAAGTACGCACCGGCACGGCAGGCGAGGAGACCGTCATCGGCTACGACACCACGACCCAGGAGCTGTACGTCGACCGTACCCACTCCGGCGCCGTGGAATTCAACCGCACCTTCCCCGGTATCCAGACCGCGCCTCTGAAGGCGGCGAACGGCAAGATCAAAATGCGAATCCTCGTCGACTGGTCGTCCGTCGAGGTCTTCGGCGGCGACGGCGAAGCGGTGATCACCGACCAGATCTTCCCCGACCCCGCCAGCCAGGGAGTCCAAGTCTTCGCCGAGAACGGCTCGGTGAACCTGAACAAGGCCACCGTCTGGCACCTCGGCTCCACCCACGACTGACGCAACGGCCACACGCCACGACAGCCATCACACAAGGACACGACACCGTGAAGAAAACCCTCCTTGCAGAGTTCACCGCCCGCGAAGGAACACAGGACGAGGTCGCCCGCCTGATCGGGGACTACGCCCGCAAGGTCCGCGAGGAAGAAGGCAACCTCACCTTCGACGTCTACACCAGGGCAGCCAACCCACTCGCCTACTGGATCTTCGAGGTCTACCGCGACGAGGACGCCTTCCAGGCACACCTGAAAGCCCCCTACGGCCCCCCGTTCAACACCGCACTCACCCCGCTCATCGAGGAGGACGCCTCCGTCCTGACCTTCCTGAATCCCACGGCGTGACCGCGGCCCGGCACATGCGAAGTGCCGGGCCGGCACCGTTCTGCCGCGGTGTCGGGAGGCTGATGGCAGGAACCGTCCATCGAGCGGCGGCCGAGCTCTGCGGCGCACTGCGCACGGGGGGCCGGCTGCCACGGCGGCCCATCCGGTGGCTGCTTCGCCGGAGACGCCGAGGGCCTCGCTGAGGACAGTGGGGGGCATCTGAGCTGCAAGGTCCATCAGCGTGCCGTTCCGTCCGCGCCGGGAGGGCGGCGGTTCTCGTAGTGCTTGAAGGTAGGTTGTCCGGTTCCCAGTCTTGCGGTTCGCCGCCGCTGCGGTGTGCTGGTGGACGTGGGTGAGCGGCCGCCGTACCCGAGCGACCTGTCGGATCAAGCCCGGGAGTTGATCCGGCCGGTCATCACCGCATGGAAAGCTCGCCATCCTTCGGTCAGCGGGCACACGGGACATTACGAGATGCGGGAGATCATAGGCAGCCCGCCGACGCGACAACCCACCTCGATGACCTCTCGGGCTCAGGGTCTGCTCTCGATACGCGCTCCGGGTGAGAGGCCCGAGGGAACTCGCCGGAGGCGAGCGGCGAAGGAGGGATGAAAGCCCAAGCCTTCCCAGCATGTTCCCTTGAACGACAGGAGCCCCGATGACCGTCGAGCCAGGCGTCCGCACGGGGGCGGAGAGCGATGCCTCGGTGATTGCGCGGTCCCGGGACGAGCCCGAAGCATTCGCCGTGCTCTTCGACCGCTACGCGGACGAGGT
Protein-coding regions in this window:
- a CDS encoding GH32 C-terminal domain-containing protein → MSSGRVPRHARVRMTAAAAAVCALSAALLTPQAAAADAPPYSETYRPQFHFTPEKNWMNDPNGLVYYKGEYHLFYQYNPNGSSWGDMSWGHAVSTDLVHWQQLPLALSHDDEEMVFSGSAVVDENNTTGFGTAKNPPMVAIYTSHNKSTGIQSQSLAYSTDRGRTWTKYQGNPVIDIGSRDFRDPKVQWYEPTKSWLMTVSLSAEHKVRFYSSKNLKDWTQLSEFGPAGATGGVWECPDLFPLAVDGDTNDIKWVLVVNINPGGVAGGSAAQYFIGDFDGTKFTAEDNGTYTPPAGTVVQDFEGIGFGSWTATGTAFGPGPTAGTLDGQQTVAGFDGKGLANSFHSGDATTGTLTSPSFTVDSPYLNFKIGGGRHPHQPGKILADFEGGTYGAWTTTGDALGPAPATGTLPGQQQVSGFQGGGLINTFVNGDAGTGTLTSPEFTIDKRYVNFLIGGGNHPAGSANPTALELLVDGQVVRSTTGKDAEALETATWDVSDLAGKKARIRVVDDNTGGWGHINADQIVLSDTQARPGSQETSVNLIVDGQVVRSATGSDSEMLDWTSFNMRPYLGKKAQIQLVDMNTGGWGHILADQFTAADSPALSVLQRAHWADHGKDYYAAVSWENAPGGKRYMIGWMNNWDYAGAIPTSPWRGAQSVPRQMALRTVDGRVRLTSEPVNSVTSLRQPSPATATAGIVTNTSKALAGPAANGKALDIEATFSPGDAERFGLKVRTGTAGEETVIGYDTTTQELYVDRTHSGAVEFNRTFPGIQTAPLKAANGKIKMRILVDWSSVEVFGGDGEAVITDQIFPDPASQGVQVFAENGSVNLNKATVWHLGSTHD
- a CDS encoding putative quinol monooxygenase, with product MKKTLLAEFTAREGTQDEVARLIGDYARKVREEEGNLTFDVYTRAANPLAYWIFEVYRDEDAFQAHLKAPYGPPFNTALTPLIEEDASVLTFLNPTA
- a CDS encoding sugar ABC transporter substrate-binding protein produces the protein MSRTTRLSSSLLRAAAITGVAALTLTACGSGSGSDSASSGSGSGDVKVGLITKTDTNPFFVKMKEGAEKAAKSEGVKLMTAAGKFDGDNAGQVTAIENMVAAGVKGILITPSDSKAIVPAIEKAKAKGVLVIALDTPTEPESAVDALFATDNLKAGQLIGEYAKAAMAGKSAKIAALDLAPGVSVGVQRHNGFLKGFGATDKDVVCAQDTGGDQAKGQTAMENCLQKEPDINVVYTINEPAALGAYTALKAKGREKDVLIVSVDGGCTGTQAVKDGKIAATSQQYPLKMAAEGVKAVVTYAKDGKKASGYTDTGVTLITDKAQTGVDSKDTAFGLENCWG
- a CDS encoding ABC transporter permease; translated protein: MTATSTPPSTSTPYAELKGPTTARRLLTQPTTGPLAALLLACVFFSFSTDQFLTGGNFSLIVQQVMVVGTLAIGQTLIILTAGIDLSCGAVMAFGSIVIAKMAAEGSLPPLLAIALGLVVCGGFGLLNGLLVQKIPLPPFIVTLGMLNVAFALTHIYSEEQTVTNLPAPLTALGETFPLGHTDITYGSLVTIALFLLLAYALSGTGWGRHVYALGNSQEAARLNGIRTSRLTIGIYTVAGLLYGVAALLLISRTGVGDPQAGQTDNLDSITAVVLGGTSLFGGRGSVLGTFIGVLIVGVFRNGLQLMGVASIYQTLITGVLVILAVTVDQLSRKKAR
- a CDS encoding carbohydrate kinase family protein; translated protein: MSPRQITVLGECVADAFTEPASASNELALRVLPGGGPANTAVALARLGTRARFLARLSGDVFGRLFRAHLEASGVDLSDAVAATEPSTLAVAELDAHGQAAFSFHAQNTADWQWTPHELAGVDLSGTSCLHTGSLALVREPGAAAVEDFLAGASAEATISIDPNVRPLLVHPDVYRARLHHWCSLADILRLSEDDLHLLLPGAGPEEACDLWHAAGARLVVITRGADGALASLDGERVAVPAVATRVVDTVGAGDSFTAGLLHHLGARGLLGGRLAALRVEEVAEAGRFAARVAALTCSVVGPNPPWHDQLAQLATADHV